Proteins co-encoded in one Xyrauchen texanus isolate HMW12.3.18 chromosome 19, RBS_HiC_50CHRs, whole genome shotgun sequence genomic window:
- the setd7 gene encoding histone-lysine N-methyltransferase SETD7 codes for MDSDDDNIEEVVEGPLDEDEQPHGFCTVTYSSSDRFEGLFVHGEKNGKGKFFFFDGSTLEGFYVDDALQGKGIYTYEDGGALHGMYVDGELNGPAQEFDSDRHLVFRGQYKDNIRCGMCWVYYTDGGCVVGEVNEDGEMTGKAVAYVYPDGSTSLYGTFVDGELIEGRLATLTTQMNSRPHFSVDPDSPVYRYDKSTSSCIAGNKLLPDPYESQCVYVGQSLISGAGEGLFAKIEAKADTVMAFYNGVRITHSEVDSRDWSMNGNTISLDEDTVIDVPEPFNLMENYCASLGHKANHSFTPNCKYGPFVHPRFGKIKCIQTIRAVQKDEELTVAYGYDHEPSGKSGPEAPEWYMKELLEFQQSESGKGAEEAC; via the exons GGCCTTTGGATGAAGATGAGCAGCCTCATGGTTTCTGTACTGTAACATATTCCTCCAGTGACAGATTTGAGGGACTCTTTGTTCATGGGGAGAAGAATGGAAAAGGAAAATTTTTCTTTTTCGATGGGAG TACGTTGGAGGGTTTCTATGTGGACGATGCTTTACAAGGTAAGGGCATTTACACATACGAGGATGGAGGAGCACTACATGGGATGTACGTAGACGGCGAGCTCAATGGACCAGCTCAAGAATTCGATTCTGACCGTCACCTGGTCTTCAGGGGCCAGTACAAGGACAACATTCGCTGTGGCATGTGCTGGGTCTACTACACG GATGGTGGCTGTGTGGTGGGGGAAGTGAATGAAGATGGAGAGATGACAGGAAAGGCGGTGGCCTATGTTTACCCTGATGGTTCCACGTCTTTATATGGCACATTTGTAGACGGAGAACTTATTGAGGGTCGACTTGCTACTCTTACCACTCAAATGAACAGCAGACCACACTTCAGTGTTGATCCAGACA gtccTGTTTACAGATATGATAAATCCACTTCTTCCTGCATTGCTGGAAATAAACTGTTGCCAGACCCCTATGAGAGCCAATG TGTTTATGTGGGACAGTCACTTATCTCTGGAGCTGGGGAAGGGCTATTTGCAAAAATTGAAGCTAAGGCTGACACAGTGATGGCTTTTTATAATGGAGTCCGCATCACACATTCAGAg GTTGACAGTCGTGATTGGTCCATGAATGGAAACACCATTTCATTGGATGAGGACACAGTGATTGATGTTCCAGAACCATTCAATCTGATGGAGAATTATTGTGCATCTCTAGGTCACAAGGCCAATCACTCCTTCACCCCCAACTGCAAATATGGCCC GTTCGTCCACCCTCGTTTTGGGAAGATAAAATGCATCCAAACAATCCGTGCAGTACAGAAGGATGAGGAACTTACTGTTGCTTACGGTTATGACCATGAGCCATCAGGGAAGTCTGGTCCAGAGGCACCGGAATGGTACATGAAGGAACTGCTGGAGTTTCAGCAGAGTGAATCGGGAAAAGGGGCTGAGGAGGCCTGCTGA